A genomic stretch from Aquila chrysaetos chrysaetos chromosome 1, bAquChr1.4, whole genome shotgun sequence includes:
- the PCM1 gene encoding pericentriolar material 1 protein isoform X8, whose translation MATGGGPFEEGMNDQDLPSWSNESLDDRLNNTDWGSQQKKANRSSEKNKKKLGGEAETRLTNDISPESSPGMGRRKTRTPHSFPHARYVTQMSVPEQAELERLKQRINFSDLDQRSIGSDSQGRATAANNKRQLNENKKPFNFLSLQINTNKSKDPASGSQKKESGVSVQCKELFGAALSKDFLQNRQVSAQEDGRGEPAMDSSQIVSRLVQIRDYIAKASSMRDDLVEKNERSANVERLSHLIDHLKEQEKSYLKFLQKMLARENEKDDVRTIDSAVGSGSVGESTSLNIDVQSEASDTTARDPQQEAKEELENLKKQHDLLKRMLQQQEQLKALQGRQAALLALQHKAEQAIAVMDDSVVTETTGSVSGVSLTSELNEELNDLIQRFHNQLHDSQTQSVPDNRRQAESLSLTREISQSRNSSVSEHLSDEKVQLFNKMRVLQGKKQKMDKLLGELHTLRDQHLNNSSFFPGSGSPQRSIDQRSTTSAASGPAGIVTVVNGESNSLASAPYPPDSLVSQNESEEDDNLNPTEKLQKLNEVRKRLNELRELVHYYEQTSDMMTDAVNENTKEEEETEESESDSEQEDPQPVTNIRNPQAISSWSEINSNSNVQCGTNNRDGRHLNTDCEINNRSAANIRTLKMSSTLDCHNREGEKDIDLPQGEDDEVEEDRVSEDSISSHRSSLGDAAGDAEFEQKINRLIAAKQKLRQLQNLAAMVQDDDPEPQATIANAPNIGDLFLGEVEETKQQPNNVRASTNKLQKDVELNEKAREKFYEAKLQQQQQELKQLQEERRKLIEIQEKIQVLQKACPDLQLSAGLGNCPANRQTSPATSTPAMNECNTAGKPLLEFDESVPVGNELWSEMRRHEILREELRQRRKQLEALMAEHQRRRELAETISTVAASVKSEGSEAQRTPQQSRTEKTMATWGGSTQCALEEENGDEDGYLSDAVGQAEEEEEDASSLNDSFSIYPNNNIPDNAYFVKENKDRWKNCRPLSADGNYRPLSKTRQQQNISMRRQENLRWMSELSYVEEKEQWQEQINQLKKQHEFSVSICQTLMQDQQTLSCLLQTLLTGPYSMMPNNVASSQVHLIMHQLNQCYTQLTWQQNNVQRLKQMLNDLMRQQEQQQCQEKPSRKERGSSAPPPPSPVFCPFSFPPQPVNLFNVPGFTNFSSFAPGINYNPVFPSGFGDFAHSMSPHSSEQQQQEHPLDHNASGKTEYMAFPKPFESSSSNGAEKQRSHRQPEEEMEKRSTWLNDTQELKKDDQSQLKSGFAVSVQNIASGHKNQSDMSRRREFDEESLESFSSMPDPVDPTTVTKTFKSRKASAQASLASKDKTPKSKNKRKSSSQLKGRIKNTGYESASASSVCEPCKSNKSRHSEEVVNAKVFSKRNREQLEKIIKYSRSTEMSSETGSDLSMFEALRDTIYSEVATLISQNESRPHFLIELFHELQLLNTDYLRQRALYALQDIVTRHLSENNEKGKCTKSLNSATWMASNSELTPSESLASTDDETFGKNFSTEACQDCEQNDADNGSTMSTSSNFEPFATDDLGNTVIHLDQALARMREYERMKIEAESTLDSEGCSSNFQVASAAKLEGTSECLPVPQSSEVSAVPCPRIDTQQLDRQIKAIMKEVIPFLKEHMDEVCSSQLLTSVRRMVLTLTQQNDESKEFVKFFHKQLGSILQDSLAKFAGRKLKDCGEDLLVEISEVLFNELAFFKLMQDLDNNSISVKQRCKRKIETTEVIQSYAKEAKKGLQVDVCSSAEDVDEDKDKDETETVKQVQDSEMYDGNGVPEGIRSDVSDQEEDEESESGPLAISLSKAETQALTNYGSGEDENEDEEIEFEEGPVDVQTSLQASSETTTENEQNSNQELSKTKSSEILSSEQESVKGEQEATMLPHYLNVMENTPPLTVNTPESFITASMKTEESSSSLPVNETQTLDTCVGNKSAASSESSMAGSPDTESPVLVNEYEAGSGNVSQKSDEDDFVKVEDLPLKLAVYSEADLMKKMATEAQTNSLSDELLDGGGAQDQELVGDAQTLKEPETFGGQSA comes from the exons ATGGCAACAGGAGGTGGTCCCTTTGAAGAAGGCATGAATGATCAGGACTTACCTAGCTGGAGCAATGAGAGCCTTGATGACCGGCTGAACAACACG GACTGGGGAAGtcaacagaagaaagcaaacagatcttcagaaaaaaacaagaaaaagcttGGTGGGGAAGCTGAAACAAGGCTTACTAATGATATATCTCCAGAATCCTCACCTGGAATGGGACGACGGAAGACCAGAACTCCTCATAGTTTTCCTCATGCTCGATATGTGACCCAGATGTCTGTTCCAGAGCAGGCTGAACTAGAAAGGCttaaacaaagaataaatttcAGTGATCTGGATCAG aGAAGCATTGGAAGTGATTCTCAAGGCAGGGCAACGGCTGCTAACAACAAACGTCaacttaatgaaaacaaaaaaccattcAACTTCCTGTCACTGCAGATAAACactaacaaaagcaaagatCCTGCCTCGGGTtcccaaaaaaaggaaagtgggGTATCAGTGCAATGTAAAGAGTTGTTTGGAGCTGCTCTAAGCAAGGATTTCTTGCAAAATCGTCAAGTCTCTGCTCAAGAAGATGGAAGGGGAGAACCAGCTATGGATAGTAGCCAG ATTGTGAGCAGACTAGTTCAAATTCGCGACTATATTGCTAAGGCCAGCTCCATGCGGGATGATCTggtagagaaaaatgaaagatcgGCCAATGTTGAGCGTTTATCACACCTTATAGATCACCTTAAAGAGCAGGAGAAATCCTATCTGAAATTTTTGCAAAAGATGCTT gctagagaaaatgagaaggatGATGTTCGGACTATAGATTCAGCTGTGGGATCTGGTTCTGTAGGTGAGAGCACATCGCTAAACATTGATGTGCAGTCTGAAGCTTCAGATACCACG GCCAGGGATCCTCAACAGGAGGCTAAAGAGGAATTGGAGAACTTGAAGAAGCAGCATGATTTATTGAAAAGGATGCTGCAACAGCAGGAGCAATTGAAGGCTCTTCAAGGAAGACAGGCAGCTCTTCTTGCTTTGCAGCATAAAGCAGAGCAAGCAATTGCTGTCATGGATGATTCTG TTGTAACAGAGACTACAGGTAGTGTTTCAGGAGTAAGCCTTACATCAGAGTTGAATGAAGAATTGAATGACTTAATTCAGCGCTTTCACAACCAACTTCATGATTCTCAG ACACAATCTGTGCCAGACAATAGAAGGCAAGCAGAAAGTCTTTCACTTACCAGAGAGATTTCACAAAGCAGAAACTCTTCAGTGTCTGAACACCTGTCAGATGAGAAGGTGCAGCTTTTTAACAAGATGAGAGTGTTGCAgggtaaaaagcaaaaaatggaCAAACTGTTAGGAGAACTTCATACGCTTCGTGACCAGCATCTAAATAACTCCTCTT tttttcctGGTTCAGGTTCTCCTCAAAGGAGTATTGATCAAAGAAGTACAACTTCAGCTGCTTCTGGTCCTGCAGGCATAGTGACTGTTGTCAATGGTGAATCAAATAGCCTGGCATCTGCTCCCTATCCTCCTGATTCGCTGGTTTCTCAGAATGAGAGTGAAGAGGATGACAATCTAAATCCAACAGAAAAGCTTCA gaAGCTAAATGAAGTTCGTAAGAGGCTGAATGAGTTACGTGAGTTAGTTCACTACTATGAGCAAACATCTGATATGATGACAGATGCTGTGAATGAAAACActaaggaagaggaagaaacagaagaatcagAAAGTGATTCTGAACAAGAGGATCCACAGCCTGTTACAAATATTAG AAACCCTCAAGCAATCAGTAGTTGGAGTGAAATAAATAGCAACTCAAATGTACAGTGTGGTACTAATAACAGAGATGGAAGACATCTTAATACagactgtgaaataaataaCCGATCTGCTGCTAATATAAGGACTCTAAAAATGTCTTCTACTCTAG ACTGTCATAATAGGGAGGGTGAAAAAGACATCGACCTACCCCAAGGTGAAGATGATGAAGTGGAAGAAGATAGAGTTAGTGAAGATTCCATATCTAGTCACAGAAGCAGCCTGGGTGATGCTGCTGGCGATGCTGAGTTTGAACAGAAGATCAATAGGCTTAtagctgcaaaacagaaactTAGACAATTACAAAACCTTGCTGCTATGGTGCag GATGATGATCCAGAACCTCAAGCAACAATTGCAAATGCACCTAATATTGGTGACTTGTTTTTGGGTGAGGTGGAAGAgacaaaacaacaaccaaacaatGTCCGAGCTAGTACCAACAAATTACAAAAAGATGTAgaactaaatgaaaaagcaag AGAGAAGTTTTATGAAGCtaaacttcagcagcagcaacaggagctTAAGCAGttacaagaagaaagaagaaaactgattgaaattcaagaaaaaatacaagtgtTACAGAAAGCTTGCCCTGACCTTCAA ttgtCAGCTGGCCTGGGTAACTGCCCAGCAAATAGGCAGACTTCACCAGCAACCTCAACTCCAGCCATGAATGAGTGTAACACAGCTGGCAAGCCTTTACTTGAATTTGATGAATCTGTACCAGTAGGCAATGAG TTATGGTCTGAGATGAGAAGACATGAGATTTTAAGAGAAGAATTGCGACAGAGGAGAAAGCAACTTGAAGCTTTAATGGCTGAACATCAGAGGAGGAGAGAGCTCGCAGAAACAATATCTACTGTTGCTGCATCTGTTAAAAGTGAAGGATCAGAAGCTCAGCGTACTCCACAGCAGAGTAGGACTGAAAA GACAATGGCTACCTGGGGAGGTTCTACCCAGTGTGCACTAGAGGAGGAGAATGGAGATGAAGACGGTTATCTCTCTGATGCAGTTGGTCaggcagaagaagaggaagaagatgcGTCAAGTTTGAATGACAGTTTCTCTATTTATCCCAATAACAACATACCAGATAATGCatattttgttaaagaaaacaaggataG GTGGAAAAATTGCCGTCCTCTTTCAGCAGATGGGAATTACCGTCCATTGTCTAAGACCAGGCAACAGCAAAACATAAGTATGCGACGTCAGGAAAACCTTCGGTGGATGTCCGAACTTTCAtatgtggaagaaaaggaacaatGGCAAGAGCAGATCAATCAGTTGAAGAAACAGCATGAATTTAGTGTCAGCATTTGTCAAACTTTGATGCAGGATCAGCAG aCCCTCTCTTGTCTACTACAAACTTTGCTTACAGGTCCTTACAGTATGATGCCCAATAATGTTGCGTCTTCACAAGTGCATCTTATTATGCATCAattaaaccagtgttatacTCAACTGACTTGGCAGCAGAATAATGTCCAAAG GTTGAAACAAATGTTAAATGATCTTATGCGCCAGCAAGAACAACAACAATGTCAAGAGAAGCCATCaagaaaggagagaggcagTAGTGCACCACCACCTCCATCTCCTGTTTTCTGTCCATTCAGCTTTCCTCCACAACCTGTGAACCTGTTTAACGTACCAGGATttactaatttttcttcctttgctccaG GTATTAACTATAATCCAGTGTTCCCTTCTGGTTTTGGAGATTTTGCACACAGTATGTCCCCACACAgcagtgagcagcagcagcaagaacatCCTCTAGATCATAATGCTTCTGGGAAAACTGAGTATATGGCATTCCCCAAACCTTTTGAAAGCAGTTCCTCTAAtggagcagaaaaacaaag GAGTCATAGACAacctgaagaagaaatggaaaaaagatcaACTTGGCTTAATGATACCCAGGAACTGAAAAAAGATGATCAGTCTCAGCTGAAATCAGGTTTTGCAGTTTCAGTACAAAACATTGCTTCTGGTCATAAAAATCAGTCTGATATGAGCAGGAGAAGAGAGTTTGATGAAGAGTCTTTGGAGAGTTTTAGTAGCATGCCTGATCCTGTAGACCCAACTACTGtgacaaagacatttaaatctAGAAAAGCATCAGCGCAAGCAAGTTTGGCATCAAAAGATAAAACACCCAAATCGAAGAACAAGAGGAAGAGTTCTTCTCAGCTAAaaggcagaattaaaaatactg GTTATGAAAGTGCAAGTGCTTCTAGTGTGTGTGAACCCTGCAAGAGCAATAAAAGCAGACACTCTGAAGAGGTTGTTAATGCAAAGGTGTTCAGCAAAAGGAATCGGGaacaattggaaaaaataattaaatacagtaGATCTACAGAAATGTCTTCAG aaactgGTAGTGATCTTTCTATGTTTGAAGCTTTGCGAGACACAATTTATTCTGAAGTGGCAACTCTTATTTCTCAAAATGAGTCTCGTCCCCACTTTCTTATTGAACTTTTCCATGAGCTTCAGCTGCTAAATACAGATTACCTGAGGCAAAGAGCTCTATATGCTTTACAG GATATAGTGACCAGACACCTCTCTGAGAACAATGAAAAAGGGAAGTGCACAAAATCACTGAATTCTGCAACATGGATGGCATCAAATTCTGAACTCACTCCCAGTGAAAGCCTTGCTTCTACAGATGAT GAAACTTTTGGCAAGAACTTTTCTACAGAAGCATGTCAAGATTGTGAACAAAATGATGCAGACAATGGGAGTACTATGTCTACATCTTCAAATTTTGAACCCTTTGCCACTGATGACCTTG GCAACACAGTGATTCACTTAGATCAAGCTTTGGCTAGGATGAGGGAATATGAGCGTATGAAAATTGAAGCTGAAAGTACCCTTGACTCTGAGGGCTGCTCTAGTAATTTTCAGGTTGCTTCTGCTGCTAAATTAGAAG GTACCAGTGAATGTCTTCCTGTGCCACAGTCAAGTGAAGTTTCTGCTGTTCCATGTCCTCGTATAGATACTCAGCAGCTTGACCGGCAGATTAAAGCAATCATGAAAGAGGTCATTCCTTTTCTGAAG GAACACATGGATGAAGTATGTTCTTCTCAATTATTGACATCAGTAAGACGTATGGTCTTGACTCTAACACAACAGAATGATGAAAGTAAAGAATTTGTGAAGTTCTTTCATAAGCAGCTTGGCAGTATACTTCAG GATTCACTGGCGAAATTTGCTGGTAGAAAATTAAAAGACTGTGGGGAGGATCTTCTTGTGGAGATCTCTGAAGTATTATTTAATGAATTAGCCTTTTTTAAACTCATGCAAGACTTGGACAAcaacagtatttctgtaaagcagagatgtaaaagaaaaatagaaactaCTGAAGTGATACAGTCTTATGCTAAAGAG GCAAAAAAAGGTCTCCAGGTGGATGTTTGTTCATCTGCTGAAGATGTCGATGAGGACAAA GACAAGGATGAGACTGAGACTGTTAAACAAGTACAGGACTCAGAAATGTATGATGGTAATGGAGTTCCTGAAGGTATTAGGTCTGATGTGTCTGATcaagaggaagatgaggaaagTGAAAGCGGTCCACTGGCAATAA GTTTGTCAAAAGCAGAAACCCAAGCTCTGACTAACTATGGCAGTGGAGAAGATGAGAATGAAGATGAAGAAATAGAATTTGAGGAAGGACCTGTTGATGTGCAGACATCACTACAAGCCAGCAGTgaaacaacaactgaaaatgaacaG AATTCAAACCAAGAATTGAGTAAGACAAAAAGCAGTGAGATTTTGTCATCAGAACAAGAATCTGTTAAAG GTGAACAAGAAGCTACAATGTTGCCTCATTACCTCAATGTCATGGAGAATACACCACCTTTAACAGTCAATACCCCAGAATCCTTTATAACAGCCagtatgaaaacagaagaatcaAGCTCATCATTACCAGTAAATGAAACTCAAACACTAGATACGTGTGTAGGAAACAAATCTGCTGCAAGTTCTGAAAGCTCCATGGCTGGCAGCCCTGATACGGAGTCACCTGTGTTGGTGAATGAATAT GAAGCTGGTTCTGGAAATGTCAGTCAAAAATCTGATGAAGATGACTTTGTGAAAGTTGAAGACTTGCCCCTTAAACTTGCAGTATATTCAGAG GCagatttaatgaagaaaatggcaACAGAGGCTCAAACCAACAGTTTGTCTGATGAATTACTGGATGGAGGTGGAGCTCAAGATCAGGAATTAGTAGGAGATGCCCAAACTTTAAAAGAACCTG aaacttttGGAGGTCAAAGTGCATGA